The following coding sequences are from one bacterium window:
- a CDS encoding AI-2E family transporter — MITTEAKRLSLLLFYAYVLALAFFAFQILRPFLTPLAWAGILALCLWPLRNKFVVRMGKNRAAFAVTLMAIILIMVPALWLGYSLVTQASQVVMDTHAALMRVENVEKIRLLWARVSAQAPLPPMEELRTRITDGAGALTSVLAGQAAGIVQNVATMLFKTGITFLALFFFLRDGDLASAFIRNFLPFSTEQQSRLIKQTRDLIYSGLTATLLIAFAQGCLGALIFAILGLKAAIFWGVCMAFCAMIPVVGTSLIWGPAVILLMIEGEWVQSVILLVCGIGVIGMMDNILRPILLHGKVAMNGLLLFLSILGGIVAFGFIGLILGPVVMAAAVSLMGMLKLERGSESEREEELIDGNDN; from the coding sequence GTTTTATGCATATGTTTTGGCGCTGGCATTCTTTGCATTTCAAATTTTGCGGCCCTTTCTGACGCCCCTGGCATGGGCGGGCATACTGGCTCTTTGTTTGTGGCCGTTACGTAATAAGTTCGTGGTGCGTATGGGCAAAAATCGGGCTGCATTCGCCGTAACCCTGATGGCCATAATTCTGATTATGGTGCCTGCATTGTGGCTTGGCTATTCCCTTGTCACGCAGGCCTCGCAGGTGGTGATGGATACGCATGCGGCCCTGATGCGGGTGGAAAATGTGGAAAAGATCAGGTTGCTTTGGGCGCGGGTGAGTGCTCAGGCACCCCTTCCTCCGATGGAGGAATTGCGGACTCGAATTACAGATGGGGCTGGTGCCTTGACGTCTGTGCTTGCGGGCCAGGCGGCTGGAATAGTTCAGAATGTGGCCACGATGCTGTTTAAGACCGGCATCACATTTTTGGCACTATTTTTCTTTTTGCGGGACGGTGATCTGGCTTCAGCCTTTATTCGCAACTTTCTCCCTTTCAGCACTGAGCAACAGTCACGTTTGATAAAGCAGACGCGGGACTTGATCTATTCCGGGCTTACGGCCACTTTGTTGATTGCCTTTGCGCAAGGTTGTTTGGGCGCGCTCATATTTGCGATCCTTGGGCTTAAAGCTGCGATATTTTGGGGAGTGTGTATGGCCTTTTGCGCCATGATTCCTGTGGTTGGAACCTCCCTGATTTGGGGGCCGGCGGTGATCCTGCTTATGATTGAAGGGGAGTGGGTGCAGAGCGTGATCCTTCTCGTTTGCGGGATTGGTGTGATCGGAATGATGGATAATATTCTCAGGCCGATATTATTGCATGGGAAAGTGGCCATGAATGGGCTGCTGTTGTTTTTGAGTATTTTGGGCGGGATTGTAGCCTTTGGATTTATTGGATTGATCTTGGGGCCGGTCGTTATGGCGGCGGCGGTGAGTTTGATGGGAATGTTGAAATTGGAACGTGGCAGTGAGTCCGAACGTGAGGAGGAGTTGATCGATGGAAATGACAATTGA